The DNA region TATCATCCAATTTAGAAATCGTGGGAACATGGGAAGAAACAATAGTCTCATCCTGGATATATGATCCCGTAAGAAATGTAAATCCACTTCAATGTGTTTGTTACGCTCATGAAACACTGAATTCTAAGCCATGTGAAGAGTTGATTGGCTGTTTAAGTACACATGCATACCCGATTGAGGTACTCCAAGGAACACCATGACCCCTTGTAGCCACTTTAACAAATCAAAGTTACTGAAGATCGATACTCAGCCTCAGCGGAAGATAAGGCCACAGTTTGCTGTTTCTTGGACTTCCAGGACACGAGAGAAGAGCCAAGAAACACCAACCACCCAGTAACCGATCTACGAGACTTGGAATAAGATGCCCAGTCCGAATCGCACCATCCAGATAACCGAAGATTACAATCACTCCTCAAGAGTATACCCTGTCCTAGGGAATTCTTCAACTATCTCACAACCCGTAATGTTGCCTGATAGTGATCCTGTAATGGGTCATGCATAAACTGAGATAATATATGTACAGAGTAAGCTATATTAGGTCTTGTAAAAGACAAATATATCAATCTCCCCACCAACTGTCGATAGCTCTCTAAATCCTCCATATGTGCACTCACTGACTCCCTCAGCTTATGATTCTGCTCCATAGAAAAACTAGCAGGCTTAGCACCCAGAAAACCACACTCGAAAATAATATCTAGAACTTATTTCCGTTGACATAAAGAAATGCCCTCAGCACTCCTGGCAACCTCAACCCCCAGAAACTACTTCAGATCCCCCAACTCCTTCATATGAAAACATGATGATAAATATTGCTTGAAGACCTCTAGTGTCCCCAAATCACTCACTGATACtatcatgtcatccacatatatcaAGACATGTGAGACAACATCACTGCTCACAAAGGAAAACAGAGAATGATCCGAACGAGACTGAATAAAAACCATAAGAAAGCAAGGTAGTTGTCAGTTTGGCAATACAACAACGAGGCGCTTGTTTCAGTCCAAAGAGAGACTTACGCAGGCGACACACTTTGTTGGTATGACCGAACTCAAAACCTGGTGGTAGGCGCATGTATACTTCCTCTATCAGATCATCATGGAGAAAGGCATTATGCACATCCATCTGGTGCAAGTGCCAACCCCAAACAGCGTAACTGCAAAGAAGGCCCAAATAGTGCTCATTTTGATAACTGGAGGAAAGGTCTCAGAGTAGTCAATCCCCTCAAGATGATGGTTTCCAAAGACAACCAGACAGGCCTTCAAGCGCTCAATTGACCCATCAGAATTGTGCTTGATCTTGTAGACCCAGCGACTGCCCAATGCCTTCTTCCCTTGAGGTGAATCCTCCAAACTCCACGTTTCATTGTCCTCCAAGGCTCGTATCTCACTCTACATGGTTGTGCGCCATCCAGGATCACGAGAGGCCTGTCTGTAAGATTTAGGCTCAACGCCTATAGAAATGGCAGCCAAAAAATTCCAATGTCTCACAGAGAATAAATCATAACTCAAATGATGTGCAAGAGGATACTGAGTACATGAGGAATGGTCGGAGCTAGATGAATGATGTCGAAGGGGGGTAATATAATCAGTCAACCAAGAAGAAGGAGTCTGAGTCCTCATAACTCTGCCCAATTGTGGCTGCTTGACGCTCGACTGTGGCTATTAATGCTAGACTCGCTCGCTTGCTGCACAACCGGCAAACTAGGCTCCTCAACAGAGCCCTGCGCATTAGTCTCCTTCACCGAATCCTACGCACCAACCTCTTCGCCCAAAGCCCTCTCTGGCTCATCAGACACCATGAACTCTCCTACCGAAACCTGGTCTGGTGCCTCCTCCACAACACTAATGGGAGGAACAAATACAGGACAATCCACATGGGCAAAAGGAAACTCATTTTCATAGAAAACAACATTACGAGACACAAAAACCTTCTTAGTTTCCCAATCCAATAACCTTCACCCCTTCTTATCAAGGGGATAACCCAAAAACACACACTTACGACTACGATAAGCAAACTTGTCACGAAGAGAGTGTAAATCAAAAGCATAATAGAGGCAACCAAAAGCACGCACGTTAGATAGAGTGGGAGTGGTACCATATAACACCTTATAAGGAATAAGAAAGACAGTGAAAAGTTCAGTTTTAGCAGATAAAAGAATTACCCACACGGATCGactaaaatcatcaaccaaagtaaaaaaataacGTGCTCCATTAGAGGAGGGAACAACATAAGGACCTTAAAGGTCATAGTGTACTAAATCAAAAATACTCCTAGCATATTAATCATTGTCATAAAAAACACTCCTAGACTGTTTGGCCTGATGACAGATATCACAAGGGCTAACACTAAGAAAACGACGAGTAACACTAACACTAGGTAAATGCTGCAGCACACTGTCTGAAGGATGCCTCATCCTACTATGCCAAATCCCCAGACTCTCAGTTGAGCAGACAAAAAGTGACGCCGGAACACTACACCAGTATTAGAGACCCCCCATCCCTTCGTTCACCTGCTTCAATCACCTTCCTAGTACTGCGGTTCTTAAAAGTACATAAATCAGATGAGAATGAGATATCACCATGATAATCATCAATCAACTGAGTAACAGAAATCAAGTTACAAGTCAAAGATGGgacaaataaaacattttttaaagtAATCTCATGAGATAAGTACACAGAACCCCGTATATGAGTAGTAGCAATGCTACCATCGGGTAGAGAAATGGGACACTCCGTCCCCACAAAGAAATCAACTAAACAATCTTGGACCCCAGTGTCATGTAAGGTAGCCCCTAAATCAATAATCCAAGATAAATGATATTTACCACTCAAGCGATCAGTGCAAGAACCATCGTTACCAGCTAGGCGAAGGAGATTCTGCCACTGAGTGGGAGTCAAACCAGGAATAGGGAATGAACCATGTTGGGGTGAAGGGGGATGCACCACCAAACCCTGCGCACCAGCTGAACCCGCGCCAAAGCCTCCAATGAAACTCGGAACCGCGGCAGTAGCCTGCGCACCTCCAGCCGAGGCACCTCCAACCGTCGCGCCTCTTTGCCTGGGATCACCACCTCGCCCTTTACGTTGTCGATGAAGATACCACTCCGGAAACCCATGCTTATCAAAACAGTCAGCAACATCATGTCACGGTTTTTTACAATGAGAACACACTAACTTTAATTTATCAACCACATTAGAAGGGCGAGAAGATAAAGCAAAGAGTTCATGCGAGACGACCTTCTGATCAGCATTACGAACATCCTCAGCTTCACGAAGCGTCTGATAAGCACTGTTCAACGTGGGTGGAGGTTTCTGCGCCAATAAAGAAGAACAAGTAGCAGAATACTCAGAGCTCAAGCACCCCAAAAACTGATGATAATGCTTTGTATCACGTAAAATCTGCAATTGTGTCGGGGGCCTGCCACACTCACATATCGGAAGAGGAAATAAGAAAGTTTGCTCCTCCCATAAGCGTTGTAATGCCCCAAAGTAAGAAGAGATGGACATCGTCGCAGACTGGTTTCAGGAAGACAATTCACGAAGAAAGGAGTTCTGACGGGTTCCATTCGAAACAGCATAACGCTCCTCAAGAAGACTCCATAAAGGGTCCACCTCATCACAATAAGGAATCTCACCACGCAACTTATGATCAATGGTGTTTAATACCCATTGAACTAATATTTCCTGAACAACATGTCAATTCTCCAATCGTGCCAAATCACCCTTTGGTTTCACCACAgtaccatttaaaaaaactcatattaCGACGAGCCACCAAAGATAAACGAAACGATTTTGACCACACAGCATAATTATTATCTTTCAAAACAACAGGAGTAATAACGAGACCGGGCAAATCAGTActactaaaaaaaaatgggtcCTTCGGAGGCTGGCTTCCACCAGTCGCGCCTGTACGAACCGAACCAGCAGCTCCACCGAACTCTGCTTGATGCAGCAACGTCGCAAACTGCTGTGCAAAACTCGTTTCGCGGCCGGGCCGCCGGAAGACTGCAACTCCGCGTCGAAGACACCTGAAATATCATCACCGTTTGACATATCGGCGGTGATTGGACAAAATATTGAGTAgggtttaatatttatatagactctgataccatgttaaatGTAATTTCATTCTTAACCCTGAATAGGGTTTGTgtgtagtatatatatatatatatatatatatatatatatatatatatatatatatatatatatatattctataactTAATGGGTCTTATCTCCGAcccatttaatcatatataataatagaatatcaactaatataatatagtcTAATAACATCGCCTAAGTTATGACCACACATATTTGTTGAGGGTATGGCTTCTCATTGctctcctcttcttcttccatatTAACTACTTTAGCTGATGAGTTTATTACGTTCAGAACATGAGACCTGTGAAGGATTTTGATTAGAATACTATCATCTTTGAAGCCAAGTTGAGATTCCTTCATTATTCCTTCTAAAACTTCTAGAGTGTCCATGCCTAAAACCTCACGTGTCTTATTAGATCCAATATCATTGTTCTTATCTACTAGAAGCACAGGTGATGCAGAAGTTTCTTCGGTTCTCGGGAGTATCTCTTAGTCAAACCAAAAACCGACATTCCTTTCATCACAACTTTGATCAGACTTCATTTCTTCTCAAACCTTCACCTTGGCGTTAATGTTCTAATTCCAAATTTTAACTGTTTCCGGTAAATTGACTACAGTtcttttgattataataaaataattaataatttttaggttaatcattaataatcaaatatttactcTCTTCTCGGATCTCAAAAACGAGACTAAAGACTAGAATGGtgaatttatgaaaaaataatttaagaaatttaattaaattttaaataattaaccttTAAATTGTAGAACAGCCGcttgattttaaaaaacaaaaatatattttacgtgtataaacataatttcagacattatttttagtttgattGTTGGTAACACTCGAAAAAGACTTTCGCGATATGTGATTTATGCTTGTTAAAAACAGTCTAgaaattttggttttttaagaaaattagattttttacgttttatttttctatattttagacatatttagatttgaaattttaaacattCAATAAATGTCTATACCTACTATTTAAAAAGAGTGGTGcctcaaaatataaatttaaaaaagttagatttaaaaaataaattcaaaggACCCCTTAAACCATAACTGACAACTCGCTTAAgccattttttaatttgaaatctaaaactattttatttgaaaattttaaattcggGAAAACATGCATCATTTGCTTTGAGATTGGATGGAAAATACTTCTAACATCATGTCAAATGTGTTAAGATGCTTTTTAAATCACTGTCTTGAACTAAAGCTCAAGAATAGAAACCCGGTTttgaacattttaatttaaatctgatttagtttgattatttaaactggTTTCAACCGAAAGTTCCTAAATGATCTTATgatcaaattcaaatcaaaaataaaaatatcatgcATTATTGAAGATCATATAAATTTAGATGTGTAAATTCCAATTTTGATTTATTACCTTAATTACAACATGAAAGATAAGTTACAAGTGAGAGAGAAAACACACTTATCTCTTATCGAAAATTTTGAGTGAATTGAACCGAGTTAGAAGCTTGGTACAAAGTTTCTAAGAAAAGCTTAAAagctttaatattttaatagcggattttattttaaagagcTTGATTTGTGACTTAAGGTTGGTTCATTGTCCTTAGTCTTGGCCAGGAGATTCCTTTCATAGCCAACTAGGGTCGGTTGTTGGTTTGAGTCGGTTGAATTTCgaacaaaagtcattaatgattttCAACTTATGTAACTGAATTATATTCATATAGGCATAATTCGGGTTATGGtcgtaggagaaatgatcacaaagttattttaataatttatattgtttaactttctgtttttggttgaataataATGAAGTTGgacttcattattatttaatgaaactGGTTGTTCATATTATGGCGCCGCGAAGAAGAAGGCAACCCACAAGTGAAACGTCGGTATTTCATGCCAGAAACAACGTCATTTTGGGTTAGGCGCGGACGCTCTGTTCGCATTCTTTTAGCGTTGGGCCTTAGGTGTTAGCCCTTATGTTTGCTTagtattttgcattaaatagtACGGGTATTAGGCCTGTTTGATTTATGCAAAACAGCTTAGGCCTCGTTTGGCCTCTtcctctttattttatttttttataaacctgtaaaatacacaaaaattaattaatagacatAGAATTTATGTTtgcctattttatttattattttatttgttttagggctttataaataattattttgagattcttataaatataaaaattttctaaattatttaatttatttttggacaaattttaattaatttaagattaattaatatgtttttcccaaataagtatttaattgattttattttggttcttattctaatcattttgaatctaatgaatataatatttatctaaaatatttatttcatttaaaacccTTGATCAtacaacaattattttaattttttggttcttaatctataattattttgaatttttttaaaattacataagtaaattttaatttctacaaacttatataaattttataacatcaaatctttaattaaacAACAACTATGCAATGGCAATCAATCAAACTCTAGACATTAGGCTACGATTTGGTATGTGCTACAATATTGTAGATAGAATATAACTTTATCTACagtaaattaaaatagttgtttggtttaacaataattatatctacagtattatagtattattttaGTTAACTTATAATTTGAAAAGAGGTATAATAGTGTACCTACTATTACCTGTtacaaaatgtataaaatttaatatttcttttttaccctttaattttataaaattattaaaaattttatttctttataatattttaataataataataataacctataactaaatatttatttatatttaaaaataataattttattattaattacttttttatatatatttatttatctttataaataaaaattatattatttaaagtaaaaaaaataaatattataattttatacctaattaaatataataattattttaaaactaataatgctaattaaatattaatagtcatatataaaattaatttataaaataaaaaatagtatttaattattaataaattatatttataattaataatataaattagtgatatgtatataatatttatgaaactaatttttaattataccattcaaatttcaaatattattttattgaaattattattattaatattttatattatacaaacaattaataatatacaaatatttataataatgtatcaattttaataatatataaataagttttattttataaaattatataagttaatttataaggaaatatataaaaaaatctaaattagtattatttatttttaaaatatatttatatgataattatatatattttttattaatttcaatataattaataaaaaaatcataaatattaaaataatttatataaatataagaataaaatagaCACTTCTTAGTAATTCCTTATATCAcgaaccaaaaacaaaataataaaatctatataatttatatttattttatactctCAACCAAACATTagtaacctatataatttatatcttttaataactttttacaatttataccaTGTACAACTTTATACTTATATTATATAAGTACCAAAGGTTACCTTAGAGAATTTAAGCCTCCCTTAGTCAAGCATCTTCgtaatagtttaattttattattattttatataagcaAATTGTTTTTCCCACCCCTTCCATATTTTAGTCCCTTATCTCActtcttaattaacttaaaaattacttatttatccctattaattttatatatttacctttcatcttatttattttacttattttattttatttaattattaagtttttttatcatgaaatataattaattaattaatttttaatatttttctatttaaaagataaaaaatctaaaaatatataattaaatttaaatattatatattaataataaaattataataaattaattaaaataaaataataattttatataaaataaatattttaaaattgagaaatgattaggtgagagaatttggtgaggaaatcACGTgccataatcttattcgctaaaaaaaatcaaataatttctctcttttctctctttcctcccacttttacattttccaactaatgtcacgtcattccctcaccaaattccctcactaaattccctcactctatcattcctctttaaaattttaaatatgaaatattttaataaaaaatattattaaaaatattatgcaaatgttatcgtttatattattaagtaaaacattatatgtaatttgactaattattaatatataatatattaaagagtttatcttatttatttgttaaataattttatttataaaaaaaattgatttttataagtattttaatatatatatatatatataattaatataataaaatattaaatatttatattttattaaattagtacacatttcaatatttaatatattttaaataattataatataaaaaaataatattttgtatttttaaataaataaataaagttaaaaaaacatattaaaaattaattaattgattatatttaataaaaaaaattaataattaaatgaaataaaataagtaaataaaataaaataggtaaatttataaaaaggatagagataaataagtaatttggGAGTTAATTGAAGAGTGAAGGCAGAGGAGGGTGGGAAGAGCACCTCCctttatataataacaaataatatttaaactaattaaatacattattattttaattaaataattaaaatattattttaatagacatttatatgaaattaaaatgtcaattatataaataagtacaTAAATActcaaaagtaaaaatattaaataataaaatgaaatcatAAAAACCATTCGTACAAGTAATTTTAGTTTGTTGACCAaacaaaattgtatttaaactacttaattttattatgtattctatgatcataaaattataaatatatagatgtATGTCACAATAAATAAGACTATTGAGTTTATATCTTATATTCCTATCAAATAtgacttataaaataattataattaattcagCGGTAATTCAAATGGACTCATTTTTTCTGGTTTGAACTATAATTATCGAAAATAGGTTGGAATGATATTTGTATTCCATTTCGACTCCGCCATGATTTCATCCTGATTTTTCTAAAACACTGATAAATACAATTAAGTATCAAACAAAGTCTGACAAATTTATTTACAtgatgatataaaaaaagaaagtcTCTTATATAATATcactaacttatttatttatttgttatctATATTTTACGCGAGCAATTTTTGTAAATGTGATATAAATGATACTCGTGAATTGTCGAATAGACTAAGGATGATagtaaaatatcatttatttaaatagaacGGAACAGATATACACTCCCTTCCTAATTCGTCGTATGGTTATACATCTTTATATGGACGGATTCAGAGTTGAGATgcacttaaaaaaataagttggaCTTCATAatataacgagaaaattttgaataaaacaagTGTATGAATTTaagttttatcaaatttttaataattaaataaacatagattatattgaaattttgtaagaaattagtgataatatcacattttttttttgtaaaaaataaaaaataattttttttgttggctTGAATACATATATTTGTCACTACATACTTACACCGATGAATAatcgataaaaataataataataaattatagttgtttcaaataaactttctattttatataaaaggtttgatatacattttttcttaaattacaaagaaaatattattaaaaattaaaagctaGACACTTCCTCCTCACCTTCATAACCCAAGTTAAATGGACTTTTGcatgatatttattatcttctTCTACAAGTCAAATCACATAataatttagagagaaaaaaatatttaaggaaatgaaaaacaaataaaaataaaaattgagattgCAATTTGAGAAATCATGAGATGTATTATTGTCTAAATTCAATATGATGAGTTATATGTTTTGTAAATGTTCTAAAAATGAGCTACCCTActaataaagttttaaattcaaaattacaaCTATGCAGTAATAAAGCAAAACATATACCCAATGCATGAATACTACTTTTACTATTTACCATCTCCATATTTGATACTAGCTATCCAGCTTCTGCAACACCAACAGATACTAGACTTTCCAAACAAGCTTCAAGTGCATCTTCCTCAGAATGAAACCTAATATCTCCAAGTGATCTCGTTTCTAAGTTATACCAAACAAGATCTCTACCCATATACAAAAGTACTTTCTTACCATTTTTCGAATAAACAATACATCTCAAAAAATAGCTAGATGTATCCGAAATATTTTGCTCCGACAACGTAATCAATCTCGACCAATATTCATTCTCCCCACCGTATTGTTTCAGCAACCATACATCCACATTCCCCGAAAAATAGTGACAAGTTAACGATAAACATCCTTCAAAACTATCCAAGCACGAATAGAATTCAGGATTACGGTATTCAGGCTGTTGAATTACTCTATAGGTCTCCAACCCGAGATCAAATGCAAGAATGGATCTTTTCAAATCCGCGTCTATCGAGATCCAGTGCATCGCTCCACCAGCTACGGAATTTCCAATTCCACTCAAATCCGGATATTGGTTAGGAAATATATCTGCCGTATGCCACGAATTTGATCTTAAACTATAAACCTTAACCTCGTAATTTATGACAACATCCAGAACAACCACAACTCTCACCACTTTGTAGTCGTCATTGGTGTTATCGTAACCGAATCCATATGTTCTATATTGGGGATCAAGGTCACGCTCATTTTGTATCTCTATCGATGCGAAAGGCAATTCAATAGACTTTTTCGTTGAAGGATTCCATAAAACTACAATGGATATATAATCTATAACGCAGATCGATCCATCATTTTGGTGAATGTTAGAATGATTTACGGTTCCTACAATTATCCTGGTTGATTGGTTCCATAAAAGGATATCTTGCTTGGTATTTGATAAACAGAGCAATCCATCGCAGGTTCCCCAAATTATGTTCTTATAAAGATGATGCCTCAAGGGATTGTCATTGATCTCTACCGGTTGAAGAATGCCATCACCCTCGACCGAATCTAAATCCAAGCGACAGATTCTGGAAAAATTAAAGAGACTGGGACTGACGCAACCCAGGATGAGATTAAGGTTGTTCTTGGTTTTAACTGATTGTTTCAGATGCGATTTGATGAAATTGGGGCTACCGATTAGGGTAAGCCAGAATCGAGATGTAACCCTTAAACGGAGCAGACTTTTGACAGGCAATCGAGAAAGAATTTCGTATCGAATATCATCCGGCAAAATCGACATCTTTTACTAACAGTGacagaaaaagaaga from Impatiens glandulifera chromosome 5, dImpGla2.1, whole genome shotgun sequence includes:
- the LOC124938949 gene encoding F-box protein CPR1-like, whose translation is MSILPDDIRYEILSRLPVKSLLRLRVTSRFWLTLIGSPNFIKSHLKQSVKTKNNLNLILGCVSPSLFNFSRICRLDLDSVEGDGILQPVEINDNPLRHHLYKNIIWGTCDGLLCLSNTKQDILLWNQSTRIIVGTVNHSNIHQNDGSICVIDYISIVVLWNPSTKKSIELPFASIEIQNERDLDPQYRTYGFGYDNTNDDYKVVRVVVVLDVVINYEVKVYSLRSNSWHTADIFPNQYPDLSGIGNSVAGGAMHWISIDADLKRSILAFDLGLETYRVIQQPEYRNPEFYSCLDSFEGCLSLTCHYFSGNVDVWLLKQYGGENEYWSRLITLSEQNISDTSSYFLRCIVYSKNGKKVLLYMGRDLVWYNLETRSLGDIRFHSEEDALEACLESLVSVGVAEAG